Proteins found in one Pocillopora verrucosa isolate sample1 chromosome 12, ASM3666991v2, whole genome shotgun sequence genomic segment:
- the LOC131778761 gene encoding uncharacterized protein isoform X4, with protein MSRLQKDSTIPSVASTSQEDQESRTLKVTLLSSEWRSSTDGDLSTINRELAIQLAKHPNVDVSILLPNCSGEDRSSAESHNVKLIEADKVPGVEPVLWLSSPPRNHTMDCVIGHGVHLGRLIPFIKKNPNYSCCKWIQVVHSAPEEDGMYKNISEGEKMQKTEIQLCKMADQVITIGPKLAEVYKRYLCPVKQEENVFDLTPSIFSEFLEVKQAIKERRTFFILVIGSGDSCADFNVKGYDIAAKAIAELKDESYKLKFVCAAGVKGDIVADKLLHHGISCNQLIIRSFDDSREVLADLFCEVDLAIMPSRTEGFGIKALEALSAGLPVLVSGNSGLGEALKQVLLGSQSVVDSEYPKDWAREIKRVRQKKREVRLSESSLLREKYLEKYSWEVPCKSLVIKMKKLIFGGNEQVIRNLQQWQQNASRYKNSSNTDPLSDLEKIASEKGYKISDNQGLGNCMFYALSEQLETVKGVKIHHFELRRSLVQYLREHPKQVDGTDLFHFVDRHTTWGDYLTDMEQDGTWGDHVILWAAANCYQIAIHVISSLPGHSEVIIKPDCPFDQSKHLVLGHVHEVHYVSLQPLQEIRVTIPGRDKRPAPVSTDQPHKQLRKELTNHDYCEGQNRHLSTEHDQYKVSGGSSTCYTGLVQQRSHPQGSSSYGLPAPVAVDYSQGNLHAPLVNLNFEGQKRHPSTEHDQNSFAGASSTYYRGLVHQRGHPHGSLSFDSPAPVAVDYSQGNLPAAFVNPNCQGSQTFPQNIARNEDSIHQGSHTQSSFSHGLSPQFVQQNQCLTPATTSTQLELTYQRGNHLAVVCQLLKNEYNRRSQLKPLFWNNTIQLPLEDVYTRLKILHRRKRDFQLGNTEVNTSEIFKNGDDVIVLVEGSPGMGKTTFCLKIAHDWANKATLQVDSFPQFEVVLLLKCRDIHGDIIEAIDTQLLPEIKNAEAIKTELIDYIEDFHYDKKALIILDGLDELPEKSESCVDRLLHKKIFPFCHILATSRQERGIVVRKTVNFDMLLQIEGFTREDAFNYIRKHFKNAGLENVSNGERLIKEIQTNSFLDALWNNPLNLLLLCIVFEDHEGELPSHRTELYQIIVCCLLRRYCAKHNLEAPAGDEALMRHFEDSFLVLGELAWRCLKEDRFSFREEELGEFESRHESLAARTLGLVFKEASLRKINPQHEYFFFHKTFQEYLAAFYLAQMLLKQMVDFSELNFYRDLVESYRQVFVFMSGILGEEAGLLFKQIGKKLKDQNWDWCKYYGEEATFFHECFSESRNYEEVAKALFSFIPFPQTITIDLANEETIIDYFIILNACKDFLELFLPVHLEIVNTMVSYMIIPEDGQLLDDFLSYCTRLQTLSFSIWDMKDEIIITLLCKVLRVVSTAYSFTLESNCSFSSDEVVAISDSLAANKSLTSVTFKVPCGMLKDYVTILDKGLSADTPLTSVVFKIFGSWTETEAELLRKILLNRSLTSLSLTVVEDMCDSLATSVSKGLVANPSLKSLALIVWGKLSYTDLSLLKEGFLGNNSLECLQLKVFGELPTNWVNICGTLQSTMKSTTSFTVYPNVTGMVGNSQVAFLCPFLKENLLALKLNSLTVNIWGELDCSGATDLCKLVRASSVSCVNLNLNGIITDSIADCLFKHFDKLNTLSNLSIHIRGEVMGDGKNSLQRLSCNQVYLFALNVHSSNSSNKICRDVYLTADDSSSLIPVFTKVKDSCVTKLSVNINNPGSIREDWKCNLFEGVAKNECLTTLNLEFNNIYSFTIENMDALWDAVEENATLTTVNLTVNNCCDTGGDQICILGNGLLRNTSLTTLSLTVNNYSHMEGYLTDILGDGLGENTSLTMLSLTVNNYSHMEGYLIGHLGDGLGKNTSLTTLSLTVNNDSHMEVDLTDILGDGLGKNTSLTTLSLTVNNYSYVEGDFMGHLGDGSWKNTSLTTLSFTVNNYSHMEGDLTLGLGDVLGKNTSLTTLSLTVNNYSHMEGDLTLGLGDGLGKNTSLTTLSLTVNNYSHMEGDFIGHLGDGLGKNTSLTTLSLTVNNYSHMEGDLTDILGDGLGENTSLTTLSLTVNNYSYMEGYFIGHLGDGLGKNTSLTTLSLTVNNYSEIRGEWRHILADGLTKNTSVVTLNLTLSNLNNLYEDWIHGLVDALVTNMSSTAISLEVNIFGEGNKNCESILA; from the exons ATGTCAAGGCTACAAAAG gATTCCACCATTCCTAGTGTAGCCTCTACATCACAGGAAGACCAGGAAAGTAGGACACTGAAGGTCACTTTGCTAAGTAGTGAGTGGAGATCATCAACTGATGGGGACTTGTCAACTATCAACCGAGAGCTGGCCATCCAGTTAGCCAAACACCCCAATGTGGATGTTAGTATCTTGCTTCCAAATTGCAGTGGAGAGGACAGGAGCAGTGCTGAAAGTCACAATGTGAAGCTCATTGAAGCAGATAAAGTTCCTGGTGTAGAGCCAGTTCTTTGGCTGTCATCTCCGCCAAGAAACCATACAATGGACTGTGTCATTGGTCATGGAGTACACCTTGGCCGACTAATTCCATTCATCAAGAAAAATCCAAATTACAGTTGTTGCAAATGGATTCAAGTTGTTCACTCTGCTCCTGAAGAAGATGGaatgtacaaaaacatttcagaaggtgaaaaaatgcaaaaaacagaAATCCAACTCTGTAAAATGGCTGATCAAGTTATCACAATTGGACCCAAGCTGGCAGAAGTTTACAAGCGTTACCTTTGTCCAGTTAAAcaagaggaaaatgtttttgaccTTACTCCaagcattttctctgaatttttggaAGTAAAGCAAGcaattaaagaaagaagaacatTCTTTATTCTTGTAATTGGAAGTGGTGACAGCTGTGCAGATTTCAATGTCAAAGGGTACGATATAGCTGCCAAAGCAATTGCTGAGTTGAAAGATGAATCTTACAAACTCAAGTTTGTCTGTGCAGCTGGAGTTAAAGGAGATATTGTAGCAGATAAGTTGCTCCACCATGGTATTAGTTGTAATCAGCTTATCATTCGTAGCTTTGATGATAGCAGAGAAGTGCTGGCTGACTTATTCTGTGAAGTGGATCTTGCAATAATGCCATCAAGGACGGAAGGTTTTGGAATAAAAGCTCTGGAAGCGTTATCTGCTGGTCTGCctgtacttgtcagtggtaatTCAGGACTTGGAGAAGCTCTGAAGCAAGTGCTTTTAGGCTCACAGAGTGTGGTAGACTCTGAATATCCTAAAGACTGGGCCAGAGAAATCAAGCGTGTCCGtcagaaaaagagagaagtgCGACTTTCAGAGTCAAGTCTTCTGCGTGAAAAGTACTTGGAGAAGTATAGCTGGGAGGTGCCTTGTAAGAGTCTTGTGATAAAGATGAAGAAGCTTAtctttg gtgGGAATGAACAAGTCATCCGTAACCTTCAACAGTGGCAACAGAATGCCAGTAGATATAAGAACAGCAGCAACACAGACCCACTCTCAGACTTAGAGAAGATTGCATCAGAAAAGGGCTATAAGATTTCTGACAATCAAGGGTTAGGGAATTGTATGTTCTATGCCTTGTCAGAGCAACTGGAGACTGTCAAAGGAGTAAAGATCCATCATTTTGAATTGAGGCGGTCCTTAGTTCAGTATCTAAGAGAGCACCCAAAACAG GTGGATGGAACAGATCTGTTTCACTTTGTTGATAGACACACAACGTGGGGTGATTACTTAACAGACATGGAACAAGATGGCACTTGGGGTGATCATGTGATTCTCTGGGCTGCAGCAAACTGTTATCAAATAGCCATTCATGTGATTAGTAGTCTTCCAGGCCATAGTGAGGTAATTATCAAGCCAGATTGTCCATTTGACCAAAGCAAGCATCTTGTGCTGGGACATGTCCATGAAGTACACTACGTCAGCCTTCAGCCCTTGCAAG AAATTAGGGTAACTATACCAGGGAGGGATAAGAGACCAGCACCTGTCAGTACAGATCAACCTCACAAGCAACTCAGGAAAGAGTTGACTAATCATGACTACTGTGAAG GCCAGAACAGACACCTGTCTACTGAACATGATCAGTATAAAGTTTCTGGGGGAAGTTCAACATGTTATACAGGACTTGTTCAGCAGAGAAGTCATCCTCAGG GTTCCTCAAGCTATGGCTTGCCTGCTCCTGTAGCTGTGGATTATAGTCAGGGGAATCTTCATGCACCCTTAGTAAATCTCAATTTTGAAG GACAGAAGAGACATCCATCTACTGAGCATGATCAAAACTCATTTGCTGGGGCCAGTTCAACATATTACAGAGGACTTGTTCATCAGAGAGGTCATCCTCATG GATCCTTGAGCTTTGACTCACCTGCTCCTGTAGCTGTGGATTATAGTCAGGGGAATCTTCCTGCAGCCTTTGTTAATCCTAATTGTCAAGGGAGTCAAACCTTTCCCCAGA acaTTGCTAGAAATGAAGACTCCATTCATCAAGGAAGTCATACTCAAA GTTCTTTTAGTCATGGTTTGTCACCTCAATTTGTGCAACAGAATCAGTGTTTGACTCCTGCCACCACCTCAACCCAGCTAGAGCTTACATACCAGAGAG GTAACCACCTTGCTGTTGTTTGCCAACTTCTGAAAAATGAGTACAACAGACGATCTCAGTTGAAACCACTCTTCTGGAATAACACCATTCAGTTGCCTTTGGAAGATGTTTACACAAGATTGAAAATTTTGCACAGAAGAAAACGGGATTTCCAGCTAGGAAACACTGAAGTGAACAcgtctgaaatttttaaaaatggagaTGATGTCATTGTGCTTGTAGAAGGGAGCCCAGGAATGGGCAAGACaactttttgtcttaaaattgCCCATGATTGGGCTAATAAGGCAACTTTGCAGGTGGATTCCTTTCCTCAATTTGAAGTAGTTTTACTGCTCAAATGCCGCGATATTCATGGAGACATAATAGAGGCCATTGATACACAACTTTTACCTGAAATTAAGAATGCAGAAGCTATCAAGACAGAGCTTATTGATTATATTGAAGATTTCCATTATGATAAAAAAGCTTTGATAATACTGGATGGTCTTGATGAGTTACCTGAGAAGTCAGAAAGTTGTGTGGATAgattgcttcataaaaagatttttccattttgccaTATCTTAGCCACTTCACGCCAGGAAAGAGGAATTGTTGTGCGAAAAACAGTGAACTTCGATATGCTTTTACAAATTGAAGGCTTTACAAGAGAAGATGCTTTTAATTATATAAGGAAGCATTTTAAGAATGCAGGTCTTGAGAATGTGTCAAATGGAGAGAGGCTCAtcaaagaaattcaaacaaactctTTCCTTGATGCACTATGGAACAATCCACTGAATTTGTTACTCCTTTGCATTGTGTTTGAGGACCATGAGGGAGAACTGCCATCTCATCGCACTGAACTTTACCAGATAATTGTTTGTTGCCTTTTACGGAGATATTGTGCTAAACATAATCTGGAGGCTCCTGCTGGTGATGAAGCTCTAATGAGGCACTTTGAAGACAGTTTTCTGGTTCTTGGAGAGTTAGCTTGGAGATGCTTGAAAGAAGATCGATTTTCGTTTCGTGAAGAAGAGTTGGGAGAATTTGAATCTAGACATGAGAGTCTTGCAGCTCGCACACTTGGTCTTGTGTTCAAGGAAGCCAGCTTAAGGAAGATTAACCCACAGCATGagtatttcttctttcacaagACATTTCAAGAGTATCTGGCTGCATTTTATCTGGCACAAATGCTATTGAAACAAATGGTTGATTTTTCTGAGTTGAACTTTTACAGGGATTTGGTAGAGAGTTACAGACAAGTGTTTGTCTTTATGTCAGGTATTCTGGGTGAGGAAGCTGGTCTTCTTTTTAAACAGATTGGCAAGAAGTTAAAGGATCAAAACTGGGACTGGTGCAAGTACTATGGGGAAGAGGCCACTTTCTTTCATGAATGTTTCAGTGAGAGTAGAAATTATGAAGAAGTGGCAAAGGCACTTTTCTCCTTTATTCCATTTCCACAGACCATAACTATTGACCTGGCAAACGAAGAAACAATAAttgattatttcattattttgaatgCTTGCAAGGATTTTTTAGAGTTATTCCTTCCTGTTCATCTAGAGATAGTAAATACCATGGTGTCATATATGATCATTCCGGAAGATGGCCAATTACTAGATGATTTCCTATCATACTGCACAAGGCTACAAACACTTTCCTTTTCTATTTGGGATATGAAAGATGAGATAATTATAACTCTTTTGTGTAAAGTACTCAGAGTGGTCTCAACTGCATATTCCTTTACTCTTGAGTCAAATTGTTCCTTTTCCTCAGATGAAGTTGTGGCCATCAGTGACAGCTTGGCTGCAAATAAGTCCTTGACGAGCGTAACTTTCAAAGTGCCCTGTGGGATGTTAAAGGATTACGTCACCATACTTGACAAGGGACTATCTGCAGATACGCCACTGACATCCGTTGTATTCAAGATTTTTGGTTCATGGACAGAAACTGAAGCAGAACTcttaagaaagattttattGAACAGATCACTTACATCTCTTAGCCTTACTGTTGTTGAAGACATGTGTGATTCCTTAGCAACTTCTGTTAGTAAAGGACTTGTAGCAAATCCTTCTCTGAAGTCCCTTGCACTAATTGTTTGGGGAAAACTCAGCTACACTGATTTGAGTTTGTTAAAAGAAGGCTTTCTTGGAAACAATTCTTTGGAGTGTCTGCAATTAAAAGTGTTTGGTGAGCTTCCTACAAATTGGGTGAATATTTGTGGGACTCTACAGTCTACAATGAAGTCAACTACGTCCTTTACAGTGTATCCAAATGTTACTGGTATGGTTGGAAATTCCCAAGTAGCTTTCCTTTGCCCTTtcctgaaagaaaaccttttagCTTTAAAACTAAATTCATTAACTGTCAACATCTGGGGAGAGTTAGATTGCAGTGGAGCAACTGATCTCTGTAAACTTGTGAGAGCTTCATCGGTTTCATGTGTCAATTTGAATTTGAACGGAATAATAACTGATAGCATTGCTGACTGTCTTTTCAAGCATTTTGACAAACTCAACACCCTGTCTAACTTGAGTATTCACATTCGAGGGGAGGTGATGGGAGACGGAAAGAACTCTCTTCAAAGGCTATCATGCAACCAGgtatatttatttgcattgaATGTTCATTCCTCTAATTCCAGCAACAAGATTTGTAGAGACGTTTATTTAACTGCAGATGATTCTTCATCGCTTATACCAGTATTTACTAAAGTTAAGGATAGTTGTGTAACAAAGCTTAGTGTGAACATAAACAACCCTGGCAGCATCAGGGAAGACTGGAAATGCAACCTCTTTGAGGGTGTGGCAAAAAATGAGTGTTTAACTACATTGAACCTTGAATTCAATAACATTTACTCATTTACAATTGAAAACATGGATGCTCTGTGGGATGCTGTGGAAGAAAATGCCACATTAACAACAGTGAACCTTACAGTCAACAACTGCTGTGACACTGGTGGAGACCAGATATGTATTCTGGGTAATGGTTTGTTGagaaacacgtcattgactacgctgagccttacagtcaacaattacagtcaCATGGAAGGATATTTGACAGATattctgggtgatggtttgggggaaaacacgtcattgactatgctgagccttacagtcaacaattacagtcaCATGGAAGGATATTTGATAGGTcatctgggtgatggtttggggaaaaacacttCATTGACTAcactgagccttacagtcaacaatgaCAGTCACATGGAAGTAGATTTGACAGATattctgggtgatggtttggggaaaaacacgtcattgactacgctgagccttacagtcaacaattacagttaCGTGGAAGGAGATTTCATGGGTCATCTGGGTGATGGTTCGtggaaaaacacgtcattgactacgctgagctttacagtcaacaattacagtcaCATGGAAGGAGATTTGACACTTGGTCTGGGTGATgttttggggaaaaacacgtcattgactacgctgagtcttacagtcaacaattacagtcaCATGGAAGGAGATTTGACACttggtctgggtgatggtttggggaaaaacacgtcattgactacgctgagccttacagtcaacaattacagtcaCATGGAAGGAGATTTCATAGGTcatctgggtgatggtttggggaaaaacacatCGTTGACTAcactgagccttacagtcaacaattacagtcaCATGGAAGGAGATTTGACAGATattctgggtgatggtttgggggaaaacacgtcattgactacactgagccttacagtcaacaattacagttaCATGGAAGGATATTTCATAGGTcatctgggtgatggtttggggaaaaacacgtcattgactacgctgagccttacagtcaacaattacagtgaaatTAGAGGAGAGTGGAGACATATTCTGGCTGATGGTCTGACAAAGAACACATCGGTTGTTACCCTGAACCTTACACTCAGTAACTTGAATAACTTGTATGAAGACTGGATACATGGACTGGTTGATGCTTTGGTAACAAACATGTCATCAACTGCAATTAGCCTTGAAGTAAATATCTTTggtgaaggaaacaaaaactgtgaaagTATTTTAGCTTAA